From a region of the Aeoliella mucimassa genome:
- a CDS encoding DEAD/DEAH box helicase: MRLPLKEFQIESLEALKQYARSVRDYKLTGSRVPERDAFEETTAGRSYYQTPKFAGVPYVCLRLPTGGGKTLLAAHAVGVVGRHLLETDQPACLWITPSTTIRDQTLRALKNPSHPYRVALEEALGPAVEVSTIEEVLLSPRLVKASAPLVVVTTIQSYRVQDDKGRELAAARRIYRDNGYMQAALADLPTWVRDELSADASGLVDLSLANALRLRRPIVIMDEAHNARTPTSFDSLARFGPSFVLELTATPEHAHDPQHPSSPTFASNVLHAVSALELKNEGMIKLPVDLESRGDWLEVLAATHQRREELEVVADRAHHDSGLPFYRPIALIQAQPNSKTKETHTVEVVKEALVEKLGVPEEYVRICTGKIDELGDENLMATNCQVRYVITVDKLREGWDCPLAYVLGSIGNTATATAVEQLIGRILRMPNATPTRVPALDRSYAFVLSDSVAETAGQLRDQMVRTCGFDERSATEAFRVVAQGQRRIGFGSIPLAKAPDPEVMPSTLAAKVSYDQAKQELVLNDLPSAGEVRLLREAVASESDKQAVDAFWESERPVGVAAKPLTEYAKPLQVPRLTVLQGERRTLLEPIELDQFEWDLDTCNPVLTETEFASELRVGSAATIDVEPAENADDGGLVTRMAGDVRLRQLELIGEGEDWTDVEIARWLDRELHRGDSLQGLPHSQSQPWLAKIVDGLIDARGLQRGMVVRRRHELAKVLRVKVADHGRQQIRKATDQLFQTMPEAVLTSDEHAVWIEEQEFKPARLDDSAVRFNKHAFDQIGEMNDEERLCAQHIDAHDNVERWIRNPEREPQGGFWLPKSPGKFFPDFIVELKDGRIVIVEYKMGKMSNDPEELHKKSVGVLWAARSEGRCGFAWVVAKNWTSLLDSLQAN; this comes from the coding sequence ATGCGTCTTCCCCTAAAAGAGTTCCAGATCGAGTCGCTTGAGGCACTCAAGCAATACGCCAGGTCGGTCCGCGACTACAAGCTGACTGGCAGTCGAGTGCCTGAACGCGATGCGTTTGAAGAGACAACCGCCGGCCGCTCGTACTACCAGACACCTAAGTTTGCGGGGGTGCCGTACGTTTGCCTCCGCTTACCCACTGGCGGTGGCAAGACGTTGCTCGCTGCCCATGCGGTGGGAGTCGTTGGACGCCATTTGCTCGAAACCGATCAACCCGCCTGCTTGTGGATTACGCCGAGTACCACGATCCGAGATCAAACCTTGCGGGCGCTCAAGAATCCGTCGCACCCTTACCGAGTAGCCCTTGAAGAAGCCCTCGGCCCAGCGGTCGAGGTATCGACTATCGAGGAGGTGTTGCTATCGCCGCGGTTGGTGAAAGCTTCGGCCCCGCTGGTAGTGGTTACCACCATCCAATCGTACCGCGTGCAGGACGACAAGGGGCGGGAATTGGCCGCCGCGCGTCGCATCTATCGCGACAATGGGTACATGCAGGCGGCCCTGGCAGACTTGCCGACGTGGGTCCGCGACGAATTATCGGCCGATGCCAGCGGTTTGGTCGATCTGTCGCTGGCCAACGCCCTGCGACTTCGGCGGCCAATCGTGATCATGGACGAGGCCCACAATGCGCGGACGCCAACGTCGTTCGACTCGCTGGCCCGCTTTGGCCCTTCGTTTGTGTTGGAGTTGACGGCCACGCCGGAGCATGCGCACGATCCGCAGCACCCTTCGTCTCCTACGTTTGCGAGCAACGTGCTTCATGCAGTAAGTGCCTTGGAGCTAAAGAACGAGGGGATGATTAAACTGCCGGTCGACTTGGAAAGCCGCGGCGATTGGCTCGAAGTGCTGGCCGCCACTCATCAGCGGCGCGAAGAGTTAGAAGTAGTCGCCGACCGAGCCCATCACGACAGCGGTTTGCCTTTCTATCGCCCGATTGCCCTGATCCAAGCCCAACCAAACAGCAAAACCAAAGAGACCCACACGGTTGAGGTGGTGAAAGAGGCCCTTGTCGAGAAACTGGGAGTGCCCGAAGAATACGTCCGCATTTGTACGGGAAAGATCGACGAGTTGGGCGACGAGAATCTGATGGCGACCAACTGCCAAGTGCGTTACGTAATTACTGTCGATAAGCTTCGCGAAGGTTGGGACTGCCCACTGGCCTACGTGCTGGGTTCCATCGGCAACACCGCCACTGCCACCGCCGTCGAGCAGTTGATTGGTCGCATCCTGCGGATGCCGAACGCGACACCGACCCGTGTCCCTGCCCTCGACCGCTCGTACGCGTTTGTGCTGAGCGATTCGGTAGCCGAAACCGCCGGGCAGCTTCGCGATCAGATGGTGCGGACCTGTGGGTTTGACGAGCGTTCGGCCACCGAAGCGTTTCGGGTCGTCGCCCAAGGGCAACGTCGGATTGGCTTTGGCTCTATTCCGCTGGCGAAGGCTCCCGATCCGGAAGTCATGCCCTCTACCCTCGCTGCTAAGGTGAGTTACGACCAAGCCAAGCAGGAGTTAGTGCTTAACGACTTGCCCTCGGCTGGCGAGGTCCGCTTGCTTCGCGAAGCGGTGGCTAGCGAAAGCGACAAGCAGGCAGTCGATGCCTTTTGGGAAAGCGAACGTCCAGTTGGAGTCGCTGCCAAGCCGCTCACCGAGTACGCGAAACCGCTACAAGTGCCGCGATTAACGGTGCTGCAGGGCGAGCGACGAACCTTGCTCGAACCGATCGAACTCGATCAGTTTGAGTGGGATCTCGACACATGCAATCCGGTTCTCACGGAGACAGAGTTTGCTTCGGAGCTACGGGTTGGTTCGGCAGCTACTATCGACGTGGAGCCGGCCGAGAATGCCGATGATGGTGGACTGGTAACTCGTATGGCGGGCGACGTTCGGTTACGACAACTAGAGTTGATTGGCGAAGGCGAGGACTGGACCGACGTGGAAATCGCTCGCTGGCTCGACCGAGAATTGCACCGGGGCGATTCGCTGCAGGGGTTGCCGCATTCGCAAAGTCAGCCTTGGCTGGCTAAGATTGTGGACGGATTGATCGACGCTCGTGGTTTGCAGCGCGGCATGGTGGTGCGTCGCCGGCATGAACTCGCCAAAGTATTGCGGGTAAAAGTTGCCGACCATGGCCGGCAACAAATCCGCAAGGCAACCGACCAGTTATTCCAAACCATGCCCGAAGCAGTGCTCACTTCCGACGAACATGCGGTGTGGATTGAAGAGCAGGAATTTAAACCTGCACGACTAGATGATTCTGCTGTGCGGTTTAACAAGCATGCTTTCGATCAAATCGGGGAGATGAACGACGAAGAGCGGCTGTGCGCCCAGCATATCGATGCTCACGATAACGTGGAACGCTGGATAAGAAATCCGGAGCGCGAACCCCAAGGGGGCTTTTGGCTTCCGAAGAGTCCAGGCAAGTTCTTTCCCGACTTTATTGTTGAACTCAAAGATGGCCGTATCGTGATAGTCGAGTACAAAATGGGCAAGATGTCGAACGATCCCGAGGAGTTGCACAAGAAGTCGGTCGGCGTCTTGTGGGCCGCGCGGAGTGAAGGTCGATGCGGTTTCGCATGGGTGGTCGCCAAGAATTGGACAAGCTTGCTTGATTCTCTTCAAGCCAACTAA
- a CDS encoding site-specific DNA-methyltransferase, with protein sequence MKRGGGSESSESATPLGFRYCRLGRTLLDEHGNINGDVPFADLARYVYLLETGVPIPKRPQKNCPLLGVHRGRAIYLLYNGVLGDRRPQGGNVLTSAILADLPTPDDKHHAPNGIERVVYGEACRLGEATLRRERVTFRQIPYSLREA encoded by the coding sequence GTGAAACGGGGGGGGGGGAGCGAGTCTAGCGAATCTGCCACCCCGCTTGGCTTCCGCTACTGCCGTCTCGGTCGCACGCTGCTCGATGAGCATGGCAACATTAATGGCGACGTGCCGTTTGCCGATTTGGCGCGGTACGTTTACCTGCTTGAAACCGGGGTTCCCATCCCCAAGCGACCGCAGAAAAACTGCCCCCTGCTTGGTGTCCATCGAGGCCGAGCCATCTACCTACTCTACAATGGTGTGCTCGGCGACCGCCGGCCCCAGGGGGGAAACGTGCTAACGTCGGCCATCCTGGCCGACCTGCCCACGCCCGACGACAAGCACCACGCCCCCAATGGCATCGAGCGAGTGGTGTATGGCGAGGCCTGCCGACTTGGCGAGGCCACTTTGCGCCGCGAACGGGTGACGTTCCGGCAAATTCCTTACTCTCTGCGCGAGGCGTAA